The following coding sequences lie in one Methylosinus sp. PW1 genomic window:
- a CDS encoding malate--CoA ligase subunit beta, with product MDVHEYQAKELLASCGVAVPPGTVAFSPDQAVYAATELGGSHWVVKAQIHAGARGKAGGIKLCRTYHEVQQAARELLGKRLVTKQTGPEGKPVQRVYVELADPYERELYLGFVLDRKLERVRVIASKHGGMEIEEIAKTDPDAILQVIVEPAVGLLPFQARELAFQLGLNLKQVSRAVQSILGAYRAFRDNDATMLEINPLVVTKDDKVLALDAKMSFDDNALFRRRNIVDMNDPSQSDPREAQALEHSLNYIGLDGEIGCIVNGAGLAMATMDMIKHAGGNPANFLDVGGGASAERVATAFRLVLSDANVKVVLVNIFAGINRCDWVAQGVIDAVKATNITAPLVVRLAGTNVEAGRKLLDESGINVITADSLADAAQKAVAAWRSVK from the coding sequence ATGGACGTCCATGAGTATCAAGCCAAGGAATTATTGGCGAGCTGCGGCGTCGCGGTGCCCCCCGGCACCGTCGCTTTCAGCCCCGACCAGGCCGTTTACGCCGCCACCGAGCTCGGCGGCTCGCATTGGGTGGTGAAGGCGCAGATTCACGCCGGCGCGCGCGGCAAGGCGGGCGGCATCAAGCTGTGCCGCACCTATCACGAGGTTCAGCAGGCCGCGCGCGAATTGCTCGGCAAGCGTCTCGTCACCAAGCAGACCGGGCCGGAAGGCAAGCCGGTGCAGCGCGTCTATGTCGAGCTCGCCGACCCCTATGAGCGCGAGCTCTATCTCGGCTTCGTTCTCGACCGCAAGCTCGAGCGCGTGCGCGTCATCGCCTCCAAGCATGGCGGCATGGAGATCGAGGAGATCGCCAAGACCGATCCCGACGCCATTCTCCAGGTCATCGTCGAGCCGGCCGTCGGCCTGCTGCCCTTCCAGGCGCGCGAGCTGGCCTTTCAGCTCGGCCTCAATCTCAAGCAGGTGTCGCGCGCGGTTCAGTCGATCCTCGGCGCCTATCGCGCTTTCCGCGACAATGACGCGACCATGCTGGAGATCAATCCGCTGGTCGTTACCAAGGACGACAAGGTTCTCGCGCTCGACGCGAAAATGTCCTTCGACGACAACGCCCTGTTCCGTCGCCGCAACATCGTCGACATGAACGATCCCTCGCAGTCCGACCCGCGCGAGGCGCAGGCGCTCGAGCATTCGCTGAACTACATCGGCCTCGACGGCGAGATCGGCTGCATCGTCAATGGCGCGGGCCTCGCGATGGCGACGATGGACATGATCAAGCACGCCGGCGGCAATCCGGCCAACTTCCTCGATGTCGGCGGCGGCGCCTCGGCCGAGCGCGTCGCGACGGCCTTCCGTCTCGTGCTCTCCGACGCCAATGTGAAGGTGGTGCTGGTCAACATCTTCGCCGGCATCAATCGCTGCGACTGGGTCGCGCAGGGCGTCATCGACGCGGTGAAGGCGACGAACATCACGGCGCCGCTGGTCGTGCGTCTCGCCGGCACCAATGTCGAGGCCGGCCGCAAGCTGCTCGACGAGAGCGGCATCAATGTCATCACCGCCGATTCGCTGGCCGACGCCGCCCAAAAGGCCGTCGCCGCTTGGCGCTCCGTGAAGTGA
- a CDS encoding D-2-hydroxyacid dehydrogenase, translating into MSHKIVFLDRETLDADLRKPNFPHDYTEYAQTSPADVVERLKGATIAITNKVPLREEALKQLPDLKLIAVAATGTDVIDKAYTTANGITVSNIRNYAYNTLPEHVIALIFALRRNLVNYVDSVRHGRWQESNQFCYFDYPIYDIAGSTLGIIGYGALGKSIATRAEALGMKLLINDVVPGPGIVDIPTILREADVVTLNLPLTPQTKNLIGAKELASMKKTSIIINTARGGIVDEQALADALRNGVIAGAGFDVLTVEPPKQGNILLDPTIPNLIVTPHVAWASKEAMQVLADQLIDNVDAFVAGAPRNLVTA; encoded by the coding sequence ATGTCGCACAAAATCGTCTTTCTCGATCGCGAGACGCTCGACGCCGATTTGCGCAAGCCGAATTTCCCGCATGATTATACGGAATATGCGCAGACCTCTCCGGCCGATGTGGTCGAGCGCCTGAAGGGCGCGACCATCGCCATCACCAATAAGGTGCCGCTGCGTGAGGAAGCGCTGAAGCAGCTTCCCGATTTGAAGCTGATCGCCGTCGCCGCCACCGGCACCGACGTGATCGACAAGGCCTATACGACGGCCAATGGAATCACCGTCTCCAACATCCGCAATTACGCCTACAACACGCTTCCCGAGCATGTGATCGCGCTGATCTTCGCGCTGCGCCGCAATCTCGTGAACTATGTGGATTCGGTGCGCCACGGCCGTTGGCAGGAGTCGAATCAGTTCTGCTATTTCGACTATCCGATCTACGACATCGCCGGCTCGACGCTCGGCATCATCGGCTATGGCGCCCTCGGCAAGTCGATCGCGACGCGCGCCGAGGCGCTGGGCATGAAGCTGCTCATCAATGACGTCGTTCCCGGCCCCGGCATCGTCGACATTCCGACGATTCTGCGCGAGGCCGATGTCGTGACGCTCAATCTGCCGCTGACGCCGCAGACGAAGAATCTCATCGGCGCGAAAGAGCTCGCCTCGATGAAGAAGACGTCGATCATCATCAACACCGCGCGCGGCGGCATCGTCGACGAGCAGGCGCTCGCCGATGCGCTGCGCAATGGCGTCATCGCCGGCGCCGGCTTCGACGTGCTGACCGTCGAGCCGCCCAAGCAGGGCAATATTCTGCTCGATCCGACGATTCCCAATCTCATCGTCACGCCGCATGTCGCCTGGGCCTCCAAGGAGGCGATGCAGGTGCTGGCCGATCAGCTGATCGACAATGTCGACGCTTTCGTCGCCGGCGCGCCGCGCAATCTGGTGACGGCGTAA
- a CDS encoding YdhR family protein, producing the protein MGEKIFLYAEIQVSIPFEQIPWKEIDVAMKKNPGIKSKTWLSGINTNTIGGFYEFDSLENAKAYATGYLAEAAQQLGGSLTVRLYNGDVVAEASKAIYSPFY; encoded by the coding sequence ATGGGTGAGAAGATATTTCTCTACGCGGAAATTCAGGTGTCGATTCCTTTCGAGCAAATCCCCTGGAAAGAGATCGATGTCGCGATGAAGAAAAATCCCGGCATAAAGAGCAAGACTTGGCTCAGCGGGATCAACACCAACACCATCGGCGGCTTCTACGAGTTCGACTCGCTCGAGAACGCCAAAGCCTACGCCACGGGCTATCTCGCCGAGGCGGCGCAGCAGCTCGGCGGCTCGCTGACGGTGCGGCTCTACAATGGCGATGTCGTCGCCGAGGCCAGTAAGGCGATCTACTCGCCCTTCTACTAA
- the msrB gene encoding peptide-methionine (R)-S-oxide reductase MsrB codes for MTSGDQFPVTRTEEEWRARLTPDQYVVMRRHGTEPPGSCALEHEKRPGVFSCAGCDQPLFATRQKFSSGSGWPSFFDPLDGSIATSVDHSHGMTRTEVHCSRCGSHLGHVFPDGPPPTGLRYCINGLALTFFPE; via the coding sequence ATGACCAGCGGAGATCAATTCCCCGTCACCCGCACCGAGGAGGAGTGGCGCGCGCGCCTCACTCCCGATCAATATGTCGTCATGCGCCGCCACGGCACCGAGCCGCCGGGCAGCTGCGCGCTCGAGCATGAGAAGCGCCCTGGGGTGTTCTCCTGCGCCGGCTGCGATCAGCCGCTCTTCGCCACGCGGCAGAAATTCTCGAGCGGCTCGGGCTGGCCCAGCTTTTTCGATCCGCTCGACGGCTCCATCGCTACCTCCGTCGATCACTCCCACGGCATGACCCGCACAGAGGTGCATTGCAGCCGCTGCGGCTCGCATCTCGGCCATGTCTTTCCCGACGGCCCGCCGCCCACTGGCCTGCGCTATTGCATCAATGGCCTCGCCCTGACTTTTTTTCCCGAGTGA
- the fchA gene encoding methenyltetrahydrofolate cyclohydrolase, whose product MTKDETIGKFLDDLASERPTPGGGGAAAVMGAIGAALVSMVANLTIGKKNYEAVEEDLKAARTEAERVRAELTAAIDEDVVAFNSVMGAYGLPRATDEEKAARSAAIQAALKDATLAPLRAVKACFEVIVLSEAAADKGNLNVISDAGVAVLAANAGLRSAALNVYINAKAIKDREFAEKQIAEVEALLAAAAEKTEAVYKVVRGKIGS is encoded by the coding sequence ATGACCAAGGACGAAACGATCGGCAAATTTCTCGACGATCTCGCCAGCGAGCGCCCGACGCCGGGCGGCGGCGGCGCCGCCGCGGTGATGGGCGCGATCGGCGCGGCGCTGGTGTCGATGGTCGCCAATCTCACCATCGGCAAGAAGAATTACGAAGCCGTCGAGGAAGACCTCAAAGCCGCGCGGACCGAGGCGGAGCGCGTCCGCGCCGAGCTGACCGCGGCGATCGACGAGGATGTCGTCGCCTTCAATTCGGTGATGGGCGCCTATGGCCTGCCGCGCGCCACCGATGAGGAGAAAGCCGCGCGCTCGGCCGCCATTCAGGCCGCGCTGAAGGACGCCACGCTCGCGCCGCTGCGCGCCGTGAAGGCCTGCTTCGAGGTGATCGTCCTGTCCGAGGCCGCCGCCGACAAGGGCAATCTCAACGTTATCAGCGACGCCGGCGTCGCCGTTCTCGCGGCCAATGCCGGATTGCGGAGCGCCGCGCTCAACGTCTACATCAATGCGAAGGCGATCAAGGATCGCGAATTCGCCGAGAAGCAGATCGCCGAGGTCGAGGCCCTGCTGGCCGCGGCCGCCGAGAAGACCGAAGCGGTCTACAAGGTCGTGAGAGGCAAGATCGGCTCGTAA
- a CDS encoding aminotransferase class V-fold PLP-dependent enzyme produces the protein MSNSRIPGRNFLFVPGPTNIPDRILRAMNVVSEDHRSPKFPELTLPLFTQLKKVFKTETGQAFIFPASGTGGWEAAITNTLSPGDKVIAQRFGQFTHLWIDLAKRIGLDVIEQDEEWGVGNNPDRIEETLKADKNHEIKAVFATHNETATGVTSDIGAVRKAIDNAKHPALLFVDGVSSVGSLDFKQDEWGVDVAVSGSQKGFMLPAGLALLSVSQKALKAGETAKLHRAYFDFQDHVKANATGYFPYTPALPLLYGLRESLNVLFEEGLDQVYARHHHLAEGVRAAVAAWGLKPCAKEAKWNSDTVTAIVVPEGFDAAKVIEIAYKRYNLALGAGLNKVAGKVFRIGHLGDLNELMLLGAIAGAEMAMLDVGIPVTAGSGVAAAQAVYRANPILQA, from the coding sequence ATGTCGAATTCCAGAATTCCGGGCCGCAATTTTCTGTTCGTTCCCGGCCCGACCAATATTCCGGACCGTATCCTGCGCGCGATGAACGTCGTTTCCGAGGACCATCGTTCGCCGAAGTTCCCCGAGCTGACGCTGCCGCTGTTCACCCAGCTCAAGAAGGTCTTCAAGACCGAGACCGGCCAGGCCTTCATCTTCCCGGCTTCGGGCACGGGCGGCTGGGAAGCGGCGATCACCAACACTCTGTCGCCCGGCGACAAGGTCATCGCGCAGCGCTTCGGCCAGTTCACCCATCTTTGGATCGACCTCGCCAAGCGCATCGGCCTCGATGTGATCGAGCAGGACGAGGAGTGGGGCGTCGGCAACAATCCCGACCGCATCGAAGAGACGCTGAAGGCCGACAAGAATCACGAGATCAAGGCCGTCTTCGCCACGCATAACGAGACCGCCACGGGCGTGACCTCGGACATCGGCGCGGTGCGCAAGGCGATCGACAACGCCAAGCATCCGGCGCTGCTGTTCGTCGACGGCGTGTCCTCGGTCGGCTCGCTCGACTTCAAGCAGGACGAGTGGGGCGTCGACGTCGCAGTCTCCGGCTCGCAGAAGGGCTTCATGCTGCCGGCGGGCCTCGCCCTCCTCAGCGTCAGCCAGAAGGCGCTGAAGGCCGGCGAGACCGCCAAGCTGCATCGCGCCTATTTCGACTTCCAGGATCATGTGAAGGCGAACGCCACCGGCTACTTCCCCTACACGCCGGCGCTGCCGCTGCTCTACGGCCTGCGCGAGTCGCTCAATGTTCTGTTCGAGGAAGGCCTCGATCAGGTCTATGCGCGTCATCACCATCTCGCCGAGGGCGTGCGCGCCGCGGTCGCGGCCTGGGGCCTCAAGCCCTGCGCCAAGGAAGCCAAGTGGAACTCCGACACTGTGACCGCGATCGTGGTGCCGGAAGGCTTCGACGCCGCCAAGGTCATCGAGATCGCCTATAAGCGCTACAATCTCGCGCTCGGCGCCGGCCTCAACAAGGTCGCGGGCAAGGTGTTCCGCATCGGCCATCTCGGCGACCTCAACGAGCTGATGCTGCTCGGCGCCATCGCGGGCGCGGAAATGGCGATGCTCGACGTCGGCATTCCGGTCACGGCCGGCAGCGGCGTCGCGGCGGCCCAGGCCGTCTATCGCGCCAATCCGATCCTCCAGGCCTGA
- a CDS encoding NADP-dependent methylenetetrahydromethanopterin/methylenetetrahydrofolate dehydrogenase gives MTQKLLFLLDTDPVPSVFDTVVAYDGGADHVIGYANVTPANVGALVDGAIYTRGPKEKQFTALFVGGGDMVAGETLFKAVRKRFFSNFRVSVMLDSNGSNTTAAAGVALLAKAKPLAGKKAVVLAGTGPVGLRAAAFLHSEGAEVAITSRQKSRADAAAAALQERFGFTPTAIEAVDNAARAAAVKGTNIVFAAGAIGVQLLEEQDWQNDPTIELLADVNAQPPLGIGGVEATDKAKERHGKIVIGALGVGGLKLKLHRACIGQLFEASDKVLDAEEIYVQAKANA, from the coding sequence ATGACCCAGAAGCTCCTCTTCCTTCTCGACACCGATCCGGTCCCCAGCGTGTTCGACACGGTCGTCGCTTATGACGGCGGCGCGGATCATGTCATCGGCTACGCCAATGTGACGCCCGCCAATGTCGGCGCGCTGGTCGATGGCGCGATCTACACGCGCGGCCCGAAGGAGAAGCAGTTCACCGCGCTCTTCGTCGGCGGCGGCGATATGGTCGCGGGCGAGACCTTGTTCAAAGCGGTGCGCAAGCGCTTCTTCTCCAATTTCCGCGTCTCCGTGATGCTCGACTCCAATGGCTCCAACACGACGGCGGCCGCTGGCGTGGCGCTGCTCGCCAAGGCCAAGCCGCTCGCCGGCAAAAAGGCCGTCGTTCTCGCCGGCACCGGCCCGGTGGGCCTGCGCGCGGCGGCCTTCCTGCATTCGGAGGGCGCCGAGGTCGCCATCACCTCGCGCCAGAAGTCGCGCGCCGACGCTGCGGCCGCCGCGCTGCAGGAGCGTTTCGGCTTCACGCCCACGGCGATCGAGGCGGTCGATAACGCCGCCCGCGCCGCGGCGGTGAAGGGAACCAATATCGTCTTCGCGGCCGGCGCCATCGGCGTGCAGCTGCTGGAAGAGCAGGACTGGCAGAACGATCCGACGATCGAGCTGCTCGCGGACGTCAATGCGCAGCCGCCGCTCGGCATCGGCGGCGTCGAGGCGACCGACAAGGCCAAGGAGCGTCACGGCAAGATCGTCATCGGCGCGCTCGGCGTCGGCGGCTTGAAGCTGAAGCTGCATCGCGCCTGCATCGGCCAGCTGTTCGAGGCGTCCGACAAGGTGCTCGACGCCGAGGAAATCTACGTGCAGGCCAAGGCCAACGCCTGA
- a CDS encoding formate--tetrahydrofolate ligase gives MSDTSIPASGKGNQHLSPKSDIEISQAASMRPIVDVAREKLGIPAEHVLPYGHYKAKISLDYLNSLQDRPDGKLILVTAITPTPAGEGKTTTTVGLGDALNHIGKKAIMCLREPSLGPCFGVKGGAAGGGYAQVVPMEDINLHFTGDFHAIGAANNLLSALIDNHVYWGNSLGVDPRRISWRRAVDMNDRSLRSIVSSLGGVANGFPREDGFDITVASEVMAIFCLATSLADLQRRLGDIIVAQTRDKKSIRASELKAQGSMAALLKDAIAPNLVQTLENNPAFIHGGPFANIAHGCNSVIATKAALKLADYVVTEAGFGADLGAEKFFDIKCRKAGIKPDVTVIVATIRALKMHGGVAKDDLKVENVAALEKGFANLKRHIANVQKFGVPVIVSVNRFSTDTQAEIELLQKLSQAEGVDCVLADHWGSGGPGAAELAHKVVSTIEAKPSQFKPLYADDLPLVEKVRTIARELYGASDIALDPSVKTRFAELEKEGFGHLPVCIAKTQYSFSTDANAKGAPSGHVIPVRELRLSAGAEFVVVVCGDIMTMPGLPKVPAANNIEVGADGRIAGLF, from the coding sequence ATGTCCGATACGTCCATCCCGGCCAGCGGGAAAGGCAACCAGCATCTTTCTCCCAAATCCGATATCGAGATCTCTCAAGCGGCGTCCATGCGTCCGATCGTCGACGTCGCGCGTGAGAAGCTCGGCATCCCCGCCGAACATGTGTTGCCTTACGGACATTACAAGGCGAAAATCTCCCTCGATTATCTCAATTCCCTGCAGGACCGCCCGGACGGCAAGCTGATCCTCGTCACCGCCATCACGCCGACGCCCGCCGGCGAAGGCAAGACGACCACCACGGTGGGCCTCGGCGACGCGCTCAATCACATCGGCAAGAAAGCCATCATGTGCCTTCGCGAGCCGAGCCTCGGCCCCTGCTTCGGCGTGAAGGGCGGCGCCGCCGGCGGCGGATATGCACAAGTCGTGCCTATGGAGGACATCAACCTCCATTTCACCGGCGACTTCCACGCCATTGGCGCGGCCAATAATCTGCTCTCCGCGCTCATCGACAATCACGTCTATTGGGGCAATTCGCTCGGCGTCGATCCGCGCCGCATCTCCTGGCGCCGCGCCGTGGATATGAACGACCGCTCGCTGCGCTCGATCGTCTCCTCGCTCGGCGGCGTGGCCAATGGCTTCCCGCGCGAGGACGGCTTCGACATCACCGTCGCCTCCGAGGTGATGGCGATCTTCTGCCTCGCCACCAGCCTCGCGGATCTTCAGCGCCGGCTCGGCGACATCATCGTCGCCCAGACGCGCGACAAGAAGAGCATTCGCGCCTCCGAGCTGAAGGCGCAGGGCTCCATGGCCGCGCTGCTGAAGGACGCCATCGCCCCCAATCTGGTGCAGACGCTCGAGAACAACCCGGCCTTCATCCACGGCGGGCCTTTCGCCAATATCGCCCATGGCTGCAATTCGGTCATCGCCACCAAGGCGGCGCTGAAGCTCGCCGATTATGTGGTGACGGAGGCCGGCTTCGGCGCCGATCTCGGCGCGGAGAAGTTCTTCGACATCAAATGCCGCAAGGCCGGAATCAAGCCGGACGTCACCGTCATCGTCGCGACAATTCGCGCGCTGAAGATGCATGGCGGCGTCGCCAAGGACGATCTGAAGGTCGAGAATGTCGCGGCGCTGGAGAAGGGCTTCGCCAATCTGAAGCGCCATATCGCCAATGTGCAGAAGTTCGGCGTGCCGGTGATCGTCTCGGTCAACCGCTTCAGCACCGACACGCAGGCGGAGATCGAGCTGCTGCAGAAGCTCAGCCAGGCCGAGGGCGTCGATTGCGTGCTCGCCGATCATTGGGGCTCCGGCGGTCCGGGCGCGGCGGAGCTCGCCCATAAGGTCGTCTCGACGATCGAGGCCAAGCCCTCGCAGTTCAAGCCGCTCTACGCCGACGATCTGCCGCTCGTCGAGAAGGTGCGCACCATCGCCCGCGAGCTCTATGGCGCCTCCGACATCGCGCTCGATCCGTCGGTGAAGACGCGCTTCGCGGAGCTGGAGAAAGAGGGCTTCGGCCATCTGCCGGTCTGCATCGCCAAGACGCAATACAGCTTCTCGACCGACGCCAACGCCAAGGGAGCGCCCTCGGGTCATGTGATCCCGGTGCGCGAGCTGCGGCTGTCGGCGGGCGCGGAATTCGTCGTCGTCGTCTGCGGCGACATCATGACCATGCCGGGCCTGCCCAAGGTTCCCGCCGCCAATAATATCGAGGTCGGCGCGGACGGGCGGATCGCCGGCCTGTTCTGA
- the sucD gene encoding succinate--CoA ligase subunit alpha, with amino-acid sequence MSILIDEKTPILVQGITGDKGSFHAKEMIDYGTNVVAGVTPGKGGKTVHGVPIFDTVREAVKQTGATTSITFVAPPYAADAIMEAADAGIRLICSITDGIPAQDMMRVKRYFLRYPREKRPTMVGPNCAGIISPGKAMLGIMPGHIYKQGNVGLISRSGTLGYEAASQLKELGLGISTSVGIGGDPINGSSFLDHLVLFDQDPETEAVLIIGEIGGPQEAEAAAWIKENFSKPVVGFVAGLTAPKGRRMGHAGAIISATGDSAAEKTEIMKSYGLAVAPSPAEFGSAVAAVLKRA; translated from the coding sequence ATGAGCATTCTCATCGACGAAAAAACGCCCATCCTCGTCCAGGGCATCACCGGCGACAAGGGCAGCTTCCACGCCAAGGAGATGATCGACTACGGCACCAATGTCGTCGCCGGCGTCACTCCGGGCAAGGGCGGCAAGACCGTGCATGGCGTGCCGATCTTCGACACGGTGCGCGAGGCGGTGAAGCAGACCGGCGCGACCACCAGCATCACCTTCGTGGCGCCGCCCTATGCGGCGGACGCGATCATGGAGGCGGCGGACGCGGGCATTCGCCTCATCTGCTCCATCACCGACGGCATTCCGGCGCAGGACATGATGCGCGTGAAGCGCTATTTCCTGCGCTATCCGCGCGAGAAGCGTCCGACCATGGTCGGGCCGAACTGCGCCGGCATCATCAGCCCCGGCAAGGCCATGCTCGGCATCATGCCCGGCCATATCTACAAGCAGGGCAATGTCGGCCTCATCTCGCGCTCCGGCACGCTCGGCTATGAGGCGGCCTCGCAGCTGAAGGAGCTCGGTCTGGGCATCTCGACCTCGGTCGGCATCGGCGGCGATCCGATCAATGGCTCGTCCTTCCTCGATCATCTCGTGCTGTTCGATCAGGACCCGGAGACGGAAGCCGTGCTCATCATCGGCGAGATCGGCGGTCCGCAGGAGGCCGAGGCCGCGGCCTGGATCAAGGAGAACTTCTCCAAGCCCGTGGTCGGCTTCGTCGCCGGCCTCACCGCGCCGAAGGGCCGCCGCATGGGCCATGCGGGCGCCATCATCTCGGCGACCGGCGACAGCGCCGCGGAGAAGACCGAGATCATGAAGTCCTACGGCCTCGCCGTGGCGCCGAGCCCGGCCGAGTTCGGCTCCGCCGTCGCCGCCGTGCTGAAGCGCGCGTGA